From the Oncorhynchus nerka isolate Pitt River linkage group LG20, Oner_Uvic_2.0, whole genome shotgun sequence genome, one window contains:
- the tti1 gene encoding TELO2-interacting protein 1 homolog yields the protein MDHQIDDPKLAFAYLRPACVLLTREPTVGNVETLSTQLRHVNHGTLQQLQDYVLFPLRFILKIPGPKRDGLIQAVAEAMGYVLENTCVRSWETLRDLLSELCLCLCSPTDPGKPAPTSEELRAAVLRCLDALLHAAYGDVVFKLFEPTMLPGLGAAISLLLALGEQEKSRTVQAAALKCLQALTLQCDCSMDHVLVDQKERRILGSTMASFLPGITIAVSRVITGDMRHGHAVTVRAIKVWFKTVGLVMADDQLQNTGTGERQLWELGRVWELVVQRTQDWVRDTSGRLALLLKKIISCTSAHQHWRVRLEMVNFSDHLLANCNSSLGECVGPLLEALVGAVNDEEPTVRERCEAALREVAERHQSSDSNNQAFTDVLSENLHSLATSLPRLMRTSDDQRKVFVLNVFLGYLKILGPKVIVVLNSAAHLQRVSKALMQVLELDVMDVRIVEERSSAVTVETGPGPHGAHAQRKHFLYFTDERIFSLLKEICRVLGYYGNVYLLVDHFMDLYKESSVYRKQAAMVLNEVITGAAGIGVAGGQERQGVPSQEDLKAVVESIIEEYICLSHWHLPTLIGEESDRGEQEQQTQFSLFSISNGVEGKGNPLQLVQAVHKSSNIHELNSNIWQICIQLEGIGCFAQALGMDFRLILMTSLYPVLEKAGDETLLISQAALDAMWDISQACGYASLKELINENSDYLLNDVSLNLQRLGVHPHAPRVLTVMFSHSDPSLLPLVGDIVQDVLLALDMSYDETSPLFCTVLHSLMKALARWFPSSVAGTSDALGTKKVWREQDQLNVRQFLLDYHKQKELAVGIGAEEEGTEHPELPPSMDCEEDMDGPDVKVELPAHITIAKDVMERCIHLLSDPSLRLRLKVLDVLELCVCVLSQKENELLPMAHRCWPALLLRLTADEPLAVLRAFRVLCTLGETCRDFLRKRVSKEVIPKLTAWLSKQAPVSARAGPVYSHTLAYKLQLAVLQGLGALCLHLDLGDSDMDAVTESCLPYLSCRQPPKLQEACLSVFLRLIEVDPDAFWLTLNELYCPCSYNPPHPDLQPVELSGMGLPRNEYTDNVLKLLEDFA from the exons ATGGACCATCAGATTGATGACCCAAAGCTTGCTTTTGCTTACCTCCGTCCAGCCTGTGTGCTCCTGACTCGTGAGCCCACGGTGGGCAATGTGGAAACCCTGAGCACACAGCTGAGGCATGTAAATCATGGAACTCTGCAGCAGCTGCAGGACTATGTCCTTTTTCCTCTCCGCTTCATCCTCAAAATCCCTGGCCCCAAGCGGGATGGCTTGATCCAGGCTGTGGCCGAGGCCATGGGATATGTCCTGGAGAACACCTGTGTACGGAGCTGGGAGACGCTGAGGGACCTTCTCTCAgagctctgcctctgcctctgctcccccacgGACCCAGGGAAGCCAGCACCTACCTCCGAGGAGCTGAGAGCTGCAGTACTGAGGTGCCTGGATGCTCTGCTCCATGCAGCCTATGGTGACGTGGTCTTCAAGCTGTTTGAGCCCACCATGCTGCCTGGCCTTGGGGCTGCTATCTCCCTGCTGCTGGCACTGGGAGAGCAGGAGAAGTCCCGCACCGTGCAGGCTGCTGCTCTGAAATGCCTGCAGGCCCTGACCCTCCAGTGTGACTGTTCTATGGACCATGTGTTggtggatcagaaggagaggcgTATCCTAGGCAGCACCATGGCTTCTTTCTTACCTGGGATCACCATCGCTGTGAGCCGTGTGATCACTGGCGATATGAGACATGGACATGCTGTCACAGTTAGGGCCATTAAGGTGTGGTTCAAGACAGTGGGATTGGTGATGGCTGACGACCAGCTTCAGAACACAGGGACTGGGGAGAGACAGCTGTGGGAACTGGGGAGAGTATGGGAGCTGGTAGTGCAGAGAACTCAGGACTGGGTGCGAGACACCTCTGGGAGGCTGGCCTTACTGTTAAAAAAGATAATCTCCTGCACCTCAGCTCATCAGCACTGGAGAGTGAGGCTTGAAATGGTGAACTTCTCAGACCACCTCCTGGCCAACTGTAATTCCTCCCTGGGTGAGTGTGTGGGCCCCCTCCTGGAGGCTCTGGTGGGGGCTGTGAACGATGAGGAGCCCACTGTGAGGGAGAGGTGTGAGGCTGCCCTGAGGGAGGTGGCAGAGAGGCATCAGAGCTCAGATAGTAACAACCAGGCCTTTACTGACGTTCTGTCAGAGAACCTCCACTCCCTGGCCACCTCGCTGCCGCGCCTCATGAGAACGTCTGATGACCAGCGTAAGGTGTTTGTCCTCAACGTGTTCCTGGGCTACCTCAAAATCCTGGGCCCCAAGGTGATAGTGGTACTCAACTCGGCGGCCCACCTCCAGCGGGTGTCCAAGGCCCTGATGCAGGTGTTGGAGTTAGACGTGATGGACGTACGCATCGTGGAGGAGAGGAGCTCTGCCGTAACTGTGGAGACGGGGCCCGGGCCACATGGGGCACATGCTCAGAGGAAGCACTTCCTCTACTTCACAGACGAAAGAATCTTCTCCCTGCTCAAGGAGATCTGCAGGGTGTTAGGTTACTATGGGAACGTCTATCTCCTAGTAGATCACTTCATGGATCTGTACAAGGAGTCATCGGTCTACAGGAAGCAAGCTGCAATGGTGCTGAATGAGGTGATCACAGGAGCAGCAGGCATCGGTGTGGCAGGAGGCCAGGAGAGGCAGGGAGTGCCCAGTCAGGAGGACCTGAAAGCAGTAGTAGAATCCATCATAGAGGAGTACATCTGCCTGAGCCACTGGCACCTGCCAACCCTTATTGGTGAGGAGTCAGACAGAGGGGAACAGGAGCAGCAAACTCAGTTTAGTCTCTTCTCCATATCTAATGGGGTTGAAGGGAAAGGGAATCCCCTCCAGTTGGTCCAAGCAGTCCACAAGAGCTCCAACATCCACGAGCTGAACAGCAACATCTGGCAGATCTGCATTCAATTGGAGGGGATAGGCTGCTTCGCCCAGGCCTTGGGGATGGACTTCCGTCTCATTCTGATGACATCACTGTACCCGGTTCTGGAGAAGGCCGGGGATGAAACCCTGTTGATCAGCCAGGCAGCGCTGGATGCCATGTGGGACATCAGCCAGGCCTGTGGATACGCCTCCCTGAAGGAGCTGATCAATGAGAACTCAGATTACCTGCTGAACGACGTGTCTTTGAACCTCCAGAGGCTGGGTGTCCACCCCCACGCCCCCAGGGTCCTAACCGTCATGTTCAGTCACTCCGACCCCAGCTTGCTGCCTCTGGTGGGGGACATAGTCCAGGACGTGCTGCTGGCTCTGGACATGAGCTACGACGAGACGTCCCCTCTGTTCTGCACTGTGCTGCACTCACTTATGAAGGCTCTAG CGAGGTGGTTCCCCTCTAGTGTTGCGGGAACAAGTGACGCTTTGGGAACCAAGAAGGTGTGGCGCGAGCAGGACCAGCTGAATGTGCGCCAGTTTCTCCTGGACTACCACAAACAGAAGGAGCTGGCAGTGGGCATCGGGGCAGAGGAGGAGGGCACAGAGCACCCAG AGCTCCCACCAAGCATGGACTGTGAAGAGGATATGGATGGTCCTGATGTGAAAGTTGAGCTTCCAGCCCACATCACCATAGCTAAAGACGTCATGGAGCGCTGCATTCACCTGCTCTCAGACCCCAGCCTGAGACTCAGACTCAAG GTCCTGGATGtgttggagctgtgtgtgtgtgtgctaagtcAGAAGGAGAATGAGCTACTGCCCATGGCCCACCGCTGCTGGCCTGCCCTGCTGCTCAGACTTACTGCTGATGAACCATTAGCTGTCCTCCGAGCCTTCAGG GTTCTGTGCACATTGGGGGAAACCTGCAGAGATTTCCTGAGGAAGAGGGTGTCTAAAGAGGTGATCCCCAAGCTGACTGCCTGGCTGTCCAAACAGGCGCCAGTGAGTGCCAGGGCTGGCCCAGTCTACagccacaccctggcctacaaGTTACAGCTGGCTGTGCTGCAGGGCCTGGGGGCTCTCTGCCTTCATCTGGACCTAG GGGACTCCGATATGGATGCTGTAACGGAATCCTGCTTGCCCTACCTCAGCTGTAGACAGCCACCCAAACTGCAAGAGGCCTGTCTGAG TGTCTTCCTCCGCCTAATAGAAGTGGATCCTGATGCCTTCTGGTTGACTCTGAACGAGCTGTACTGTCCCTGCTCCTACAACCCACCCCACCCTGACCTGCAGCCTGTGGAGCTGAGTGGGATGGGCCTCCCGAGGAATGAATACACAGATAATGTCTTGAAACTCCTGGAGGACTTTGCCTGA
- the LOC115102297 gene encoding regulation of nuclear pre-mRNA domain-containing protein 1B-like gives MSSFSESALEKKLSELSNSQQSVQTLSLWIIHHRKHSSLIVKVWHRELKKAKSSRKLTFLYLANDVIQNSKKKGPEFAKDFETVLVDACSHVAREADDGCRRPMDRLLTIWQERSLYKVEFIQQLKLAIEDSNSPQHQPTEEKKAPKRTYQKIQELEEEEEDDDYRGHMSPQDSDISGPQLTEELVKALQDLENAASGDAAVRQKIASLPQEVQDVSLLEKITDKEAADKLSKTVDEACLLLAEYNGRLAAELEDRRQLARMLTEYIGSQKEALTEREKKLEEYKQKLARVTQVRKDLKSHIQSLPDLSLLPNVTGGLAPLPSAGDLFSTD, from the exons ATGTCATCATTTTCTGAATCTGCGTTGGAGAAGAAGCTTTCGGAGCTCAGCAACTCTCAGCAGAGCGTTCAGACGCTGTCTCTGTGGATCATTCATCATCGCAAACACTCGTCGCTCATCGTCAAAGTATGGCACAGAGAACTGAAGAAAG CAAAAAGCAGCAGGAAGTTGACTTTCCTTTATCTTGCCAATGATGTGATTCAAAACAGCAAGAAGAAAGGTCCAGAGTTCGCCAAAGACTTTGAGACAGTCCTTGTTGATGCTTGCTCTCATGTTGCAAG agagGCTGATGATGGCTGTAGAAGGCCCATGGACAGGCTGCTCACTATCTGGCAGGAGCGCAGCCTCTACAAGGTAGAGTTCATCCAGCAGCTGAAGCTCGCCATCGAAGACTCTAACAGCCCCCAACACCAACCCACAG AAGAGAAGAAGGCCCCTAAACGGACCTATCAGAAAATCCAGGAgctggaagaagaggaagaagatgaCGACTACAGGGGCCACATGTCCCCACAGGATTCAGACATCTCAGGGCCACAGCTG aCGGAGGAGCTGGTCAAAGCCCTGCAGGACCTGGAGAATGCGGCCTCGGGTGATGCTGCTGTGCGCCAGAAGATTGCCTCTCTGCCACAGGAGGTGCAGGATGTGTCCCTGCTAGAGAAGATCACTG ATAAGGAGGCAGCTGATAAACTGTCCAAGACGGTGGATGAGGCCTGTCTACTGCTGGCTGAGTATAACGGACGTCTGGCTGCTGAGCTGGAGGACAGGAGGCAGCTGGCACGCATGCTGACAGAGTATATCGGTAGCCAGAAGGAAGCCCTCACCGAGAGGGAGAAGAAACTGGAG GAGTACAAACAGAAGCTGGCACGGGTCACACAGGTGCGCAAGGACCTCAAGTCCCACATCCAGAGCCTGCCTGACCTCTCTCTGCTGCCCAATGTGACGGGAGGTCTGGCTCCTCTACCCTCTGCTGGAGACCTGTTCTCCACCgactga